One genomic window of Arvicanthis niloticus isolate mArvNil1 chromosome 24, mArvNil1.pat.X, whole genome shotgun sequence includes the following:
- the Atp5mf gene encoding ATP synthase F(0) complex subunit f, mitochondrial, which produces MASPVPLKEKRLMEVKLGELPSWILMRDFTPSGIAGAFRRGYDRYYNKYINVRKGSISGITMVLAAYVVFSYCISYKELKHERQRKYH; this is translated from the exons ATGGCGTCGCCCG tgCCACTGAAGGAGAAGAGGCTCATGGAGGTTAAACTTGGAGAGCTGCCGAGCTGGATACTGATGCGGGATTTCACCCCCAGTGGCATTGCAGGAGCCTTTAGGAGAG GGTATGACCGGTACTACAACAAGTACATCAACGTGCGCAAGGGCAGCATCTCCGGGATCACCATGGTGCTGGCGGCCTACGTGGTCTTCAGCTACTGCATTTCTTACAAGGAACTCA AACATGAGCGGCAACGCAAGTACCACTGA